A part of Bacillus thuringiensis genomic DNA contains:
- a CDS encoding LacI family DNA-binding transcriptional regulator — MTNIRKIAELAGVSVSTVSRVLNNHPYVNEQKRKEILAIIEELNYTQNVNAIHLVKGKTNVIGVLLPHVNDQYYSAIIEGISKETAKNNYNMMLCQTNYSEERELEILNMLKMKKLDGVIICSRANSKEKLEEYTKFGPIVMCEEIESNFISSVHIDYYKVFSRGMKSLIDAGHTSIGYCIGRSNSINSQRRKQAYEDSLQPIAVTPIEAWKFKGCFTVEDGRNVIREWVCMSVKPTAFLVSCNHIAAGMVTEAKKQGIRIPEDITIIGCDDQDVADILGITTISYSSKNVGVKAFELLYEKINDENINVKHVELSPELVHRETT, encoded by the coding sequence ATGACGAATATAAGAAAGATTGCTGAACTTGCTGGGGTATCTGTTTCAACTGTTTCACGTGTACTGAATAATCATCCATATGTGAATGAACAGAAACGAAAAGAAATTTTAGCAATTATAGAAGAATTAAATTATACGCAAAATGTGAATGCAATTCATTTAGTGAAAGGAAAAACGAATGTCATTGGCGTTTTATTACCGCACGTAAATGATCAATATTATAGCGCTATTATCGAGGGAATATCAAAGGAAACAGCAAAGAACAATTATAATATGATGCTTTGTCAGACGAACTATAGTGAGGAAAGAGAATTAGAAATTTTGAATATGTTAAAAATGAAAAAGCTTGATGGAGTTATTATATGTTCGCGGGCAAATAGTAAGGAAAAGCTTGAAGAATATACGAAATTTGGCCCAATTGTTATGTGTGAAGAAATAGAATCGAATTTCATTTCAAGTGTGCATATTGATTACTATAAAGTCTTTTCGCGCGGGATGAAGAGCTTAATAGATGCCGGCCATACAAGTATTGGGTATTGCATTGGAAGAAGTAATAGTATTAATAGTCAGAGAAGAAAACAAGCATATGAGGATTCGCTTCAACCAATTGCTGTAACACCGATAGAGGCCTGGAAGTTTAAGGGTTGTTTTACGGTGGAAGATGGACGTAATGTAATCAGGGAATGGGTCTGTATGTCAGTGAAACCAACTGCGTTTCTTGTATCTTGCAATCATATTGCGGCGGGGATGGTAACGGAAGCAAAAAAACAAGGAATTCGTATTCCGGAAGATATTACGATTATCGGTTGTGATGATCAAGATGTGGCAGATATTTTAGGCATTACGACGATTTCATATTCTAGTAAAAATGTTGGCGTGAAGGCATTTGAATTATTATATGAAAAGATTAATGATGAGAATATAAATGTAAAGCATGTAGAGTTATCACCAGAATTAGTACATAGGGAAACAACATAA
- a CDS encoding YczE/YyaS/YitT family protein: MLRFKLEYIFFIGGLLILAIGINMMTTITSFGLSPYDSFFIALYQNFGISIGFWIFMINLAFTFIVLFWNKKQITIGTIVTMVLISLFVDWVGSITTIMDAIRSLPKYITLICGNLFVGAGIGLYVSTNLCAAPQEAFVLTVAEKKKWTFRRTEISLAFLFLTLSFLLDGPIYFGTIILSFTTGWIIQAFIQIGTKILNRKEPIKQAA; the protein is encoded by the coding sequence ATGCTTCGATTCAAATTAGAATATATATTTTTCATTGGCGGTCTACTCATTCTCGCCATCGGTATTAATATGATGACGACAATTACTTCTTTTGGACTTAGCCCTTATGATTCCTTCTTTATTGCACTATATCAAAATTTCGGGATAAGTATCGGTTTTTGGATTTTCATGATTAACTTAGCTTTTACCTTTATCGTACTCTTTTGGAATAAAAAACAAATAACAATTGGTACAATCGTAACAATGGTTCTTATTTCTCTTTTTGTTGACTGGGTCGGTTCCATTACAACTATTATGGACGCTATCCGCTCTCTTCCAAAATATATAACACTTATTTGCGGAAATCTATTCGTTGGAGCTGGGATTGGTCTTTACGTCTCTACAAACCTTTGCGCAGCACCTCAAGAAGCTTTCGTTTTAACGGTTGCTGAAAAAAAGAAATGGACATTTAGAAGAACAGAAATTTCGTTAGCGTTTTTATTTTTAACATTAAGCTTCCTATTAGATGGACCTATCTATTTTGGAACAATCATCTTATCCTTTACAACAGGCTGGATTATCCAAGCATTTATTCAAATTGGTACGAAGATTTTAAATAGAAAAGAGCCTATTAAGCAAGCTGCTTAA